The stretch of DNA AGTTACTGTTCCTTGGCTTGCCGAAGTAACTGCAGTTAATACTGCGGCTGTTTCTTGGCCAGCCTTTTCAGTAAAGGTCAACACGCCAGCCGAATTATCAGTGATTGTGTATTTCGCATTTAAAGTTGCATTTGCTTCAGCAAGTCCTTTTACTTCAGTCGCTGTTACAGCTGCAGTTCCTCCTGTAGCCAATGTTAGTGCTTGACCATCAATTGTTACAGTTTCTGCAGCATTAAAGTTACCTGCAGTAGTATCAAATGTAATTGTATCAACACCAGCTACAGCCGGAACTAATGGTGTTGGAGCAACACCAGCTGCAGTTTGAGCGTTTGATCCAGTGATACCAGTTACTACTGGAATATATATAGAATCCTTGGATTCAGTCGCTGCAAAGTCATTTGCAAAGTTTCCTATAACATCTTTAAGTGTCACGTTATTTGCTAGAGATACAGAAACTTTATCATTAAAGCCAGCTTTAACGATTTTTAGCGCTAAATCTTTATTGCTGTTTGCGTAAGCCACTGTGTAATCAGATGTTGGGACTAATTGATTACCCTTTGAATCCTTCACAACTAAAGCATTAGCTGCAGTAGTAACAGTAGCATCCAGTGCTTCATCAAATTTCACTGTAACTGTATCGCCAGTTACAAGGAACTTACCATCAACCGGCTGAACGGTAGGTTTAACCTTGTCAACAACTGCTACACCTGAACCAGTAGCTACTAATGCAGATTTAACGCCTGTTGATGTTGCTACTGCATCTGCGTCGGCATAAACAGTCAATACTCCACCATCTACACTAGCGTCAGCACCTAGATTATTGTTCAGGGTTAGCACTGCAGATTTCTTATCAGTTGCTAATGTTACACCAGTGACCTGAAGTGCTGCATAAGCAGCTCCACCCTTATCGAACTTAACTTTGTTAGGATCAATTGATTCGATTAAGGTTCCAGCTACAGCGTAAACTTTAATTTGGTTTTTGGCTATCACTTCAACTTTTGTTACATCAATTATGGTGTTGAATGCTGCGTTGGAAACAAATCCTGAAATTAAGCTTTTGCCGCCTGTTCCAAGATCAGCATTTACAAAACTGCTATCAAGAGTATTTCCAGCTGCATCTTTTACTGCGATTACTCTTAAATCTGTAGTAGTTGCAAAAGCAAACTGGGTATCCGGAGCCGCTCTATTAATGGTTATTGTAACAGCCTTATTATCAGCTGCTGCTGCCAGCGATGCACCTTTTACATCTGCTAAAGGACTTCCGCCTAATAGATAGTTAGCGGAACTTGTAAGTGTAGCTGCATCCATAGCCTTATCAAAATAGATGGTAATTTTGCTATCTAATACATCGCCATCGGAATTGAAGTCAGCTCCTGCAGTTTCGTTTACAAATACTGCACTTAATACCTTTGGAGCAACCTTGTCGTTGAAGGCGATTGCCTTAGTTGCTTCCACTAAGAAGTTTTCCCTTATACTATTGTCTTTTACCTGCTCTTTGACAAATTTAAGAGTGTAATTGCCTGCAAGGGTAGCTCCTCCGGTAATTGACACATTGTACACTTTTAAGCTTGGCTTGCTGTCAATGGTTTTTGATGCAATAGCTAAGGAGGTAACAACTTTCTTGTTGTCCTTGTCGTAAAGTTCTAATGCATTGGCATTTCCTGCAAAATTAGTTACATCTTCCGAGAATGTTACCTCTAAAGTGTTGTCAGTGTTTACTTTTACATCTGATACTGTTGGTGCAACTTGGTCATCAGTGGCGGTAAACTTGAACACTTGTTCTTCCTTAATTTCATTACCGTAAGCATCTTTAACGCCTTTTACCTTGATGCTTGCATCAACTAAAGATGCTAATCCTAAATTCGCTGTTAAAGTGAGTTCGAATGTTTGGTTGTCTTTTGTTGCAATACCACCAGCGGCTGTACTAATAGCTTTTGCAGTAGTACCTTCAAACACTTTAATGGTTCCATCTGTTCCGGTGCCTGCTGTTACTGTCGCTCCATCTACTGGCTTGTTGAATTTTACAGTAACTTTGTCTTTAGATGTTGCTGAGGCACTCTCAACTGCCGGTGCGGTAGTATCAGCAACAACAGTTACAGTAAATTCTTTTTCAGCTACAGGTAGATTAGCATAGTCGTTTAACCCTGCAATCTTAACTTTATGATCCCCGACAGTCAAAGCAGTTCCTAATGTTACAGTGACTGTGTTCTCTGTGTCCATTTTTGTCTGATCTATTGTTGCAAAGTAAGCGTTGATTCCATCAATTTTCACCTTGTCTGTTACACCCGCTACAGTTGGGAAATCTTTAATTGGTTCGGAAAAAGTTAGTTCTAAAGTCTTAGGTGATTTAACCGCAATACCTTCAGCTGTCGGTAAGGTTGTATCCATAGCCTGAACAGTGTTTTCAGTCTTAGCTACTTTTTTAGTAGCGTCTGCTTTTGAAGCAACATTTTCTACTACTACCTTGTAGTTTTTCAACTGTGTATAGGTATTAAGTAAGTATGCGGTTTTGTTATCAGCAGCAAGCTTAACTGTTACCCCTGCAATTTGGTTGTTGTTTGCTGCGTCATAAACTCTCAGGTTGGTAGCATTAACAGTGTTTGAAGCAACTTCTTCATTAAATGTTACTGCAATCTGCCTAAGGTTAATAGCACTTACCGATACAACCTCTAAATTAGCCGGGGTTACATCCTTAACAGCTGCTACAGTGGTTTGCCAGGTAAGAGGGGCTAACTTATCCTTAGCATATACAATTACCTGCCTGGCTGATTGAGGAACTGTAACAGTTTTTTCAGCACTGTAACTACCATCACCTAATAACGTATAGTTAGTTCCATCAAAGGCCCAAAATGCATACCATACTTCGGAACCAAAGCATCCAATGTTATTTGCATTGGCCGTGGCTGTGTAGGTGCCGTCAGCATTGGGAGTAACATCCAGGGATACGCTACCTCCCACGTTGAACATTTGACGTTTACCAACTTGCGAGAAAAATGGGTAAGCATCAACAATGTATGTGCCGGGTTTAACATCAGTTAGTGTTAAAGTGTCACTGGCGCTGCCCTGGGCTATATACCAATCTTTGTCCGGGCCAAGTACATAAAATCCATAACCTTCTGCATTAGGTGCTGTCGCCTTAAGGGTTACACTGCTTCCAGCCGCAACCATCTGCTGACCTGGAAACTCGGGCACAAAATCAAGCTGTACTTCATCAGCAGCAAATGCGGGGGCAACTGCAAACAGCATACAAACCATGGCGAAAATTAGCGTTACACTAATTTTTTTACTTAGTTGCATTTAATTATCCATGCCTCCTTATAAATCTTTTGACCTACTGTCAGGGTCCCAACCTTGCTTAATCATGTTAGCCTTCGTCAACGTTGTCTTGGTCATCTTCCCTGGGGTCCCTTTTTGCGGAGAAATAGTGCTTCAGCGCACTTGATACAATTGAAGCCTGACTGACTCCAGTCTCATAGGACAAGCGCACCAGCTGCTCCTTGAGCTCAGGGGTGACCCTTACTTGAAAAGATACATACGCTTTGGAGCGGCTATATGCATTAGCCAATTTGACTCACTCCTCACCTCCCAGTGGAATTTTGAATCTTTGTTTATCACCCCCTAAGCAGGTATCTTGTATTTTTCAGGGACTCATAAACAGCCCTCATTAAGCATGGCTTGAACAAGGGCCGCCTAAGACTTAATAACACTTTGATCAATTAACTAAAAGGATAAAGCTTATTAACAGTTAATGGATTGTATGTTTGTTTGTTTGTATCAACTATTATTCTACGTAAAAATGGTTATTCCTCCAACTAAGTCTATAAAATTCAAATAAATATTTAAACCCCAAAATTCCGTATTAAATGCGTTTCTTGGCAACCGCAATAGAGTTAGCTAATAATTAACTTATTGATATAACCTCTAATTCATCTGAAGAAACTTCGGCTACATCGGCCACACAGGTTTTCCACATTTCGTCTTTCAGTGGAGCTTGTTTGTCCTTGGCATATACGATTACTTGCTTGGCACCACTGGGAATAATAGCAGTATTGCTTGCACTATAGCCATCGCCCATCAGCGTGTAATTTGTTCCGTCAAAGGAATAGAAGGCATACCATACTTCGGAGCCATAGCACCCCAGATTCCGGGCATTGGCTGTAGCAGTGCAGGTTCCGTCAGCATTGGATGTAACATTCAATGATACGCTGCTGTCCACGTTGAACATTTCACGTATACCAACAGTTAAGCCGTATGGGTACATATCAATAATGTACGTACCGGGTTTAACGTCGTTTAAGGTTAAATTGCCGCTTTGGCCGCTATCCACGATCATCCAATCTTGGTCCGCGCCAAGTACGTAATATCCATAGCCGGCCGCATTAGAAGCCGCTGCCTGCAGAGTTACATTACTCCCGGCCTGTACCATCTGCTGGCCGTTAAACGGAGGGACAAAATTCAGCTGCATGTCGTCAGCGGCAAATGCGGGGGCAGCTGCCAGCAGCATATAAGCCATTGCGAAAATCAGCACTATACTAGTTTTTTTATTTAGTTGCATTTAATTATCCATGCCTCCTTATAAATCTTTTGATCTACCAATTCAACTAACTGCCAACCTCCCGTGAACTTGGATCTATCTCATCCCCCCCCTAATATAGGTATCTTGTATTTTTCAGGTACTCATAAGCCGTCCTCGTTAAACGCATTTCCAACAAAAACTGCTTAAGTTTAATATCACAATCAATCGACCCAAAAGAATAGATTTATTAACAATTTGCAGGGTTTCGGGATTTATGTGCTTGTTTGTATCAACTATTTTTCTACGTAAAAATGGTTAATCCTCCAGCAAAATCTGTAAAATAAAAATCCTAAGAAATTTATGTTTAATGCATTACTTGGAAACAACATTATGACAAACCGGCGAAGATGGTGGAAAATATAAAAAGGTAATTTAAAAAAACAGTCGAATTAACTACTAGGCGTTTAATAAGACTGTTTTATTTACCATTTACCATAAGGTGGTATAGCTAGGTGCTATTTAATTCTTATAGCTTCATATTCGTTTTTATACCGCTAACCCTGGGCGCTTTTTACCTTCTGGCCAAATTTAAATTAACCAATGCGGCATTGGCCTCGCTGGTTATAGCATCCCTGATTTTCTACAGCTGTTGGAATATTAAATACCTGCCGTTGCTATTAGCTTCCATATTATATAATTATTATATTGGCAAGCATATTGAAATGGCAAGTACAAAGTCCCGAGCAAAGTTATTTTTAATTATAGGCATTACCGTGGACCTATTGTTATTAGGCTATTTTAAGTACGCTAATTTTTTTGCGGATTCAATTAATAACAGCTTGAATGTACATATTTTCATACCGTCTATTGTGCTTCCCCTGGGTATTTCATTTTATACGTTTACCCAGATTGGCTATTTGGTTGAAGCATATAAAGGTGAAACCAGGAATCAAAGTTTTATTTCCTATTGCCTGTTTGTAACCTATTTTCCCCACCTGATAGCGGGGCCTATTTTAGATCATAAAAAAATAGTTTACCAGTTCCACCAGGCCAAAACTTTTATTTTTACGCACGAAAACATGTCCAAAGGATTAGTTATGTTCATCCTGGGGCTTTTTAAAAAGGTGGTTATGGCGGATAGTCTTATACCGTGGGTTGAGGCCGTGTTCAATCATGCGGATAAGGTTACTTTTGTTGACGCCTGGGTGGGAGCACTTGCTTATACCTTCCAATTATACCTGGATTTTTCGGCCTATTCGGATATGGCTATTGGCCTGGGGTTAATGCTCAATACCCGGCTGCCAATAAACTTTGATTCGCCCT from Desulfoscipio gibsoniae DSM 7213 encodes:
- a CDS encoding Ig-like domain-containing protein translates to MQLSKKISVTLIFAMVCMLFAVAPAFAADEVQLDFVPEFPGQQMVAAGSSVTLKATAPNAEGYGFYVLGPDKDWYIAQGSASDTLTLTDVKPGTYIVDAYPFFSQVGKRQMFNVGGSVSLDVTPNADGTYTATANANNIGCFGSEVWYAFWAFDGTNYTLLGDGSYSAEKTVTVPQSARQVIVYAKDKLAPLTWQTTVAAVKDVTPANLEVVSVSAINLRQIAVTFNEEVASNTVNATNLRVYDAANNNQIAGVTVKLAADNKTAYLLNTYTQLKNYKVVVENVASKADATKKVAKTENTVQAMDTTLPTAEGIAVKSPKTLELTFSEPIKDFPTVAGVTDKVKIDGINAYFATIDQTKMDTENTVTVTLGTALTVGDHKVKIAGLNDYANLPVAEKEFTVTVVADTTAPAVESASATSKDKVTVKFNKPVDGATVTAGTGTDGTIKVFEGTTAKAISTAAGGIATKDNQTFELTLTANLGLASLVDASIKVKGVKDAYGNEIKEEQVFKFTATDDQVAPTVSDVKVNTDNTLEVTFSEDVTNFAGNANALELYDKDNKKVVTSLAIASKTIDSKPSLKVYNVSITGGATLAGNYTLKFVKEQVKDNSIRENFLVEATKAIAFNDKVAPKVLSAVFVNETAGADFNSDGDVLDSKITIYFDKAMDAATLTSSANYLLGGSPLADVKGASLAAAADNKAVTITINRAAPDTQFAFATTTDLRVIAVKDAAGNTLDSSFVNADLGTGGKSLISGFVSNAAFNTIIDVTKVEVIAKNQIKVYAVAGTLIESIDPNKVKFDKGGAAYAALQVTGVTLATDKKSAVLTLNNNLGADASVDGGVLTVYADADAVATSTGVKSALVATGSGVAVVDKVKPTVQPVDGKFLVTGDTVTVKFDEALDATVTTAANALVVKDSKGNQLVPTSDYTVAYANSNKDLALKIVKAGFNDKVSVSLANNVTLKDVIGNFANDFAATESKDSIYIPVVTGITGSNAQTAAGVAPTPLVPAVAGVDTITFDTTAGNFNAAETVTIDGQALTLATGGTAAVTATEVKGLAEANATLNAKYTITDNSAGVLTFTEKAGQETAAVLTAVTSASQGTVTAASITVGAPEVPATPGTAEVNTLTISGPATAAGNITVTFNDGGADVVKTVAVANGETAAQVAAKIATAFAGTTGWTVTNTPGSADVVFTAAAPAADKTVTITVVNS
- a CDS encoding MBOAT family O-acyltransferase, yielding MLFNSYSFIFVFIPLTLGAFYLLAKFKLTNAALASLVIASLIFYSCWNIKYLPLLLASILYNYYIGKHIEMASTKSRAKLFLIIGITVDLLLLGYFKYANFFADSINNSLNVHIFIPSIVLPLGISFYTFTQIGYLVEAYKGETRNQSFISYCLFVTYFPHLIAGPILDHKKIVYQFHQAKTFIFTHENMSKGLVMFILGLFKKVVMADSLIPWVEAVFNHADKVTFVDAWVGALAYTFQLYLDFSAYSDMAIGLGLMLNTRLPINFDSPYKSRSIIEFWRRWHITLSNFLKDYIYIPLGGSRKGYSCKMFNLLITMLLGGLWHGAGWTFVIWGGMHGLYLAVNHTWRRLQLKMPGLPAWFLTFFSVIIAWVFFRANTIADALMIVKAMLGLNGIVLPAGYQALLPELGGLGVKFQDSLCLDVGIVHLAALAGLILWVTVLPNTNQLLEKFQPRWWYGLAAGLLAATSILFLNKITQFLYFQF